Proteins from a genomic interval of Sulfurospirillum oryzae:
- a CDS encoding septation ring formation regulator EzrA, producing the protein MKFETADQTYAFFEEARVVLATLEDKIENFNKASQRFENAQNEFSNIEKNIENIGKRIAEKIHVTTIQEHLINSVKVLKNADDEIIEITRLIQQRRKDERSNLIIILVSSCVATLFTCGIFIAFEAANKPLFNLIYQFVH; encoded by the coding sequence ATGAAATTTGAAACAGCAGATCAAACATACGCATTTTTTGAAGAGGCGAGAGTTGTATTAGCAACTCTTGAAGACAAAATAGAAAACTTCAATAAAGCTTCTCAGCGATTTGAAAATGCACAAAATGAATTTTCAAACATTGAAAAAAACATTGAAAATATCGGTAAAAGAATTGCTGAAAAAATACATGTCACTACTATTCAAGAGCATTTAATTAATAGTGTAAAAGTATTAAAAAATGCGGATGATGAGATTATTGAGATAACTAGACTTATTCAGCAAAGAAGAAAAGATGAAAGATCTAATTTGATTATTATACTTGTATCTTCATGTGTAGCTACACTCTTTACATGCGGAATTTTTATAGCGTTTGAAGCGGCGAATAAACCTCTTTTCAATCTTATCTATCAATTCGTTCATTAA
- a CDS encoding AAA family ATPase, with translation MKNIAIINTKGGVGKSTLAFHVLPAILSDRNFEIIEIDNNNKTTTAFLNTQILKGKIISLNIQEGTQKLEELVVTNMLDEDKISVIDAGGGDDSLKVIHTFIDQDLIADTLFIIPFMPDFVQLKNLVDTYNVLPSEAKILVVLNNADLSDPDHLMFVKGNEDFEIPDISSTFTHFAVCPKTPLFSYAASRNKETIKDLALLASQYNKNEILEYAKTKTKSDKDKMTKIYRNWKISRNAKDYLESEAIAQLKSIVLGEQA, from the coding sequence ATGAAAAATATCGCAATTATTAATACCAAAGGTGGCGTAGGTAAAAGCACCCTCGCTTTTCACGTTTTACCGGCCATTTTATCGGATAGAAATTTTGAGATTATCGAGATCGATAACAACAATAAAACGACTACGGCGTTTTTAAATACACAGATTCTCAAAGGGAAAATCATCTCGTTAAATATTCAAGAGGGTACGCAAAAACTTGAGGAACTCGTCGTCACCAATATGCTCGATGAGGACAAGATCAGCGTGATTGATGCCGGTGGTGGTGATGATTCACTGAAAGTAATCCATACATTTATTGATCAAGACTTGATAGCCGATACACTTTTTATCATCCCTTTTATGCCCGATTTCGTTCAGCTTAAAAACCTCGTAGATACATACAACGTTTTACCGTCTGAAGCAAAAATTCTAGTGGTGTTAAATAACGCGGATCTCAGTGATCCTGATCATCTTATGTTCGTCAAAGGTAACGAGGACTTTGAGATCCCTGATATCTCATCTACCTTTACGCACTTTGCTGTTTGTCCGAAAACTCCACTTTTTTCTTATGCCGCTTCACGCAATAAAGAGACGATCAAAGATCTTGCTCTACTCGCAAGCCAATATAACAAAAACGAGATACTTGAGTATGCGAAGACAAAAACAAAAAGCGATAAAGACAAAATGACGAAGATCTATCGCAATTGGAAAATTTCACGTAACGCGAAAGACTATCTCGAGAGTGAAGCGATCGCACAGCTAAAAAGCATTGTTTTGGGAGAGCAAGCATGA
- the mobF gene encoding MobF family relaxase — protein sequence MLSIANMNSAQAAHYHAKDQNYYQQNKETSVWAGKGAERLGLSGEIDIKKFERLCFGIHPCEERTLVDISERAGTDLTFSAPKSASILCELGDERTNQLIRAAHDQAVQTTLSFVEDHYAQTREQKDGHREAISTGNLIIAKFQHDTSRENDPSLHTHCFIVNATQKENGEWRALHNDKLFTHKMFLGQTYRNELAKNLRDQGFAIEVTNAKEGFFEIQGVSKELISEFSQRREQVLEKYEELKKQYPGLEGEKLKEMATTGSRNVKDKNADRNVIKYNNIERAKTIVTGKDLTYLNQLNSSHANHEHQKLTAKDAVDLSIRIQSEKTSVFNREDVMKNAMKLSLGEHSLSAMQNAFDDHVNERSIVQLDQNAYSTPELLQKEFEIVAMAKNRTDPLISAQRVEQYLSHTPYSLTKGQQEAYAHILSSNESISVIQGDAGTGKTFMLKAVRETLESQKQSSNLRGLAFTGKASEELERESGIPSTTLHAFFVSPPAEKNMVYIVDEASMVSSLQMHHLCEIAKENHSKIVFIGDQKQFQSLGAGNMFSQLQKQSDIRIVEMTENKRAQTELMRSLYSSIKSKDLEEAFGILEKHQRLHETTDLERIKNEYLKDRHDTLLLVDTNANRKALNELIRADLVAQNEVTQSQPLSIKEAINLNEIEKHYSSNYQVGQIVVAQNAFQGFSAGQEGMITAIDHPSNTITVTKDEQRIKIDLSKAHAQAIQTFAIKEKAFGVGDKIVFTKNNRNLKFRNGEAAVIQAIHGNIIKVQKGNKELAFDASKYPYIDHGYVITAHKSQGQTTSRVIAFTNAQMANLNRFYVQITRAKRDALIYTNSIATLKENTQKTQIKTSTLDYFRSAMQHEAHTNHNYERTFNEQKERRISRGSTLSILGDYCTKLKIALADLSRHFGIFKGDRREIESTRGKDQMKNILIDNVKQNNKNINREQTLEKKRSR from the coding sequence ATGCTTTCAATTGCAAATATGAATAGCGCGCAAGCGGCTCATTATCATGCAAAAGATCAAAACTACTATCAGCAAAATAAAGAGACAAGCGTTTGGGCTGGCAAAGGTGCTGAACGTTTAGGCTTGAGCGGTGAAATAGATATCAAAAAATTTGAGCGATTATGCTTTGGTATTCATCCTTGCGAAGAACGCACTCTTGTTGATATCAGTGAAAGAGCGGGAACGGATCTAACCTTTTCTGCTCCAAAATCCGCATCGATCTTATGTGAATTAGGTGATGAACGTACCAATCAACTCATACGTGCAGCACATGATCAAGCGGTGCAAACCACACTGTCATTTGTAGAAGATCATTATGCGCAAACAAGAGAACAAAAGGACGGGCATAGAGAAGCAATCTCAACCGGTAATCTCATCATCGCTAAATTTCAACACGATACCAGTAGAGAAAATGACCCATCATTGCATACGCATTGCTTTATCGTCAATGCAACGCAGAAGGAGAACGGTGAATGGAGAGCGTTGCACAATGATAAGCTCTTCACTCACAAGATGTTTTTAGGTCAGACGTATCGCAATGAATTGGCCAAAAATCTTCGAGACCAAGGATTTGCTATTGAGGTTACAAATGCCAAAGAGGGATTCTTTGAAATTCAAGGTGTTTCCAAAGAGCTGATCAGTGAATTTTCACAAAGGCGTGAGCAAGTCCTCGAGAAATACGAGGAGCTAAAAAAGCAATATCCTGGTCTCGAGGGAGAAAAACTCAAAGAGATGGCAACAACCGGCAGCCGAAACGTGAAAGATAAAAACGCTGATCGTAACGTCATTAAATACAACAATATCGAAAGAGCCAAAACCATTGTCACCGGTAAAGATTTGACCTATCTCAATCAGCTTAATAGCTCACATGCCAATCATGAACATCAAAAATTAACGGCTAAAGATGCGGTGGATCTTTCGATTCGTATTCAAAGCGAAAAGACGAGTGTATTTAATCGTGAAGATGTGATGAAAAACGCAATGAAGCTTTCGTTAGGCGAACATTCACTGAGTGCTATGCAGAATGCTTTTGATGATCATGTAAATGAGCGATCGATTGTGCAATTGGATCAAAATGCCTACTCTACACCAGAGCTCTTGCAAAAGGAGTTTGAGATTGTTGCAATGGCAAAAAACCGCACAGATCCTTTAATCTCTGCTCAACGCGTGGAGCAGTATCTAAGCCATACGCCTTATAGCCTCACAAAAGGACAACAAGAAGCGTATGCACACATTCTCTCAAGCAATGAGTCTATTTCAGTGATCCAGGGCGATGCTGGTACGGGTAAAACGTTTATGCTCAAAGCCGTTAGAGAAACGCTTGAAAGTCAAAAACAAAGTAGCAATCTACGAGGACTCGCTTTTACTGGAAAAGCCAGTGAAGAGCTTGAGCGTGAAAGTGGTATCCCCTCTACGACGTTACACGCCTTTTTTGTGAGTCCACCGGCGGAAAAGAATATGGTTTATATCGTAGATGAGGCGTCAATGGTCAGTTCGTTACAGATGCACCACTTATGTGAGATTGCTAAAGAAAACCATTCAAAAATTGTGTTTATCGGTGATCAAAAGCAGTTCCAATCTCTAGGTGCTGGCAATATGTTTTCGCAGCTTCAAAAGCAAAGTGATATTCGTATCGTCGAAATGACTGAGAATAAACGCGCGCAAACAGAATTGATGCGATCGCTTTATTCGTCTATCAAGAGCAAGGATTTAGAAGAGGCGTTTGGCATTTTAGAAAAGCACCAACGCCTTCATGAAACAACGGATCTCGAGAGGATCAAAAACGAATACCTCAAAGATCGTCATGATACGTTACTCTTGGTTGATACAAACGCGAATCGTAAAGCTTTAAATGAGTTAATCAGAGCGGATCTCGTCGCTCAAAATGAAGTCACACAGTCTCAACCGTTATCTATCAAAGAGGCAATCAATCTAAACGAGATTGAAAAACACTACTCGAGCAATTATCAAGTAGGTCAAATTGTTGTCGCACAAAATGCGTTTCAAGGATTTAGTGCCGGGCAAGAAGGGATGATCACCGCGATTGATCATCCATCCAATACGATCACGGTTACCAAAGATGAGCAAAGGATCAAAATTGATCTAAGCAAAGCTCACGCTCAAGCAATTCAAACTTTTGCTATCAAAGAAAAAGCATTTGGTGTCGGCGACAAAATCGTTTTTACAAAAAACAATCGAAACCTCAAGTTTAGAAATGGTGAGGCCGCTGTGATCCAAGCAATTCATGGGAATATCATCAAAGTGCAAAAGGGAAATAAAGAGTTGGCGTTTGATGCTTCCAAGTATCCTTATATTGATCATGGATACGTGATTACAGCGCATAAAAGCCAAGGTCAAACTACTAGTAGGGTTATCGCTTTCACGAATGCACAAATGGCCAATTTAAACCGCTTCTACGTGCAAATTACCAGGGCAAAACGTGATGCCTTGATCTATACCAACAGCATAGCAACACTCAAGGAGAATACACAAAAAACGCAAATCAAAACAAGTACCCTAGATTATTTTAGGTCGGCAATGCAGCATGAGGCACATACAAATCACAATTACGAAAGGACATTCAATGAGCAAAAAGAACGAAGAATATCAAGAGGATCAACTCTTTCAATACTGGGAGACTATTGCACAAAGCTCAAAATTGCACTCGCAGATCTTAGCCGACATTTTGGCATATTTAAAGGAGATCGACGAGAGATTGAAAGCACTCGAGGCAAAGATCAAATGAAAAATATCTTAATTGATAATGTTAAACAAAACAATAAAAATATAAATCGAGAGCAAACTTTGGAGAAAAAAAGGAGCCGCTAA
- a CDS encoding type IV secretion system DNA-binding domain-containing protein, with translation MRIETATFLILIAANTIISYQVQKELGIHKALIFTILSFFEYIIWHMFIREYSKINDRLFDVKSWLMGSYANFYGQSEGNRWTPSWLVKQKMKNGDLFIDKFRFDGSVLRNFKFFSFKKWFNNFDCYMIPSDLKKGGIVFGSMGAGKTELFHSILSQPEFDRKFIYDSKGDFTQKHYRSNRDIILNPYDARGHVWNPFEEANTSPFVVGIFMTNLFNAIAGDKKDFFSAGSQDRYMELFNSIQYMDSKLTAKQKFDLFIKLLKEYFEAPQTQSRTSEADIASTMKLSFEFFDYMNFCIQNGSPTFTIHNYLSQKNCDLFLLSRDDQKSKLTAFFTGFLAAFVAVMLSQEDRDSLTLLALDEYLSFVRNMDSETIESLHVRIRSKGGCLLPGVQFFPDDHLSDGLTQKILNSTTYWFLFQGIDEYTLNKIGSTVGKVRYKKEQAKDIRAERFANKDYSIEESDLLNISIFHSLGEKYEHITFIPSRKILYKGYTPQVKLKNRNESFIQSENIAKFYQQKSRA, from the coding sequence ATGAGAATAGAGACAGCAACTTTTTTAATTCTGATAGCTGCTAATACGATAATATCTTACCAAGTTCAAAAAGAATTGGGCATTCATAAAGCTCTTATTTTTACAATACTGAGTTTTTTTGAGTACATTATTTGGCATATGTTCATTAGAGAATACTCAAAAATAAACGATAGACTTTTTGATGTCAAAAGTTGGCTTATGGGCAGCTATGCAAACTTTTATGGGCAGAGTGAGGGCAACAGGTGGACACCTTCATGGTTAGTAAAACAAAAGATGAAAAATGGAGATCTTTTCATTGACAAATTTAGGTTTGATGGAAGTGTATTAAGAAATTTCAAATTTTTTAGTTTCAAAAAATGGTTTAATAATTTTGATTGTTACATGATTCCTTCTGATTTAAAAAAAGGTGGAATTGTTTTCGGAAGCATGGGCGCTGGAAAAACAGAATTGTTTCATTCGATTCTATCTCAACCAGAATTTGATAGAAAATTTATATATGACAGTAAAGGCGATTTTACTCAGAAACATTACAGATCAAATAGAGATATTATTTTGAATCCATATGATGCCAGAGGGCATGTTTGGAATCCGTTTGAAGAAGCCAATACAAGTCCTTTTGTTGTTGGTATATTTATGACAAATCTATTTAACGCAATTGCTGGAGATAAAAAAGATTTCTTTAGTGCAGGTTCACAAGACCGTTACATGGAATTATTTAATAGCATTCAATATATGGATTCTAAACTGACAGCAAAACAAAAATTTGATTTATTTATTAAACTTTTAAAAGAGTATTTTGAAGCACCTCAAACACAATCACGCACAAGTGAAGCAGATATAGCAAGCACGATGAAGCTTTCATTTGAATTTTTTGATTATATGAATTTTTGTATTCAAAATGGAAGTCCAACTTTTACAATTCACAATTATTTATCACAAAAAAATTGTGACCTATTTTTACTGTCAAGAGATGATCAAAAGTCAAAATTAACAGCATTTTTTACTGGATTTTTAGCTGCATTCGTGGCTGTCATGTTGTCTCAAGAAGATAGAGATTCTTTAACCCTTTTAGCTCTCGATGAGTATCTTTCTTTTGTAAGGAATATGGATAGCGAAACAATCGAAAGTTTGCATGTAAGAATTCGAAGTAAAGGTGGTTGTCTTCTGCCTGGAGTTCAATTTTTTCCTGATGATCATTTATCCGACGGTCTTACTCAGAAAATATTAAATTCTACAACTTATTGGTTTTTATTCCAGGGCATTGATGAATACACATTAAATAAAATTGGTTCTACTGTAGGTAAAGTCAGATATAAAAAAGAACAAGCTAAAGATATTCGTGCTGAACGCTTTGCTAATAAAGATTACTCCATTGAAGAATCTGACTTGCTCAATATTAGTATTTTTCATTCATTGGGAGAAAAATACGAACACATCACATTTATACCATCGAGGAAAATTTTATATAAAGGGTATACGCCACAAGTCAAACTGAAAAATAGAAATGAGAGCTTTATTCAGAGTGAGAATATTGCTAAATTTTATCAACAAAAGTCGAGAGCTTGA
- a CDS encoding HU family DNA-binding protein, whose amino-acid sequence MKKAEFIQAVSEKAGLSKKDSQKAVDAALEAITEALVAGKDVSFIGFGTFSTATRAARKARVPGTNRVVDVAKTTAVKFKVGKKLKDVVAKA is encoded by the coding sequence ATGAAAAAAGCGGAATTTATCCAAGCGGTCTCTGAGAAAGCAGGTCTTTCTAAGAAAGATAGTCAAAAAGCTGTCGATGCAGCTCTAGAAGCAATCACTGAAGCACTAGTTGCTGGCAAAGATGTAAGCTTTATCGGTTTTGGTACATTCAGTACTGCTACAAGAGCTGCTAGAAAAGCTAGAGTTCCTGGTACAAATAGAGTCGTTGACGTAGCTAAAACTACAGCCGTTAAATTTAAAGTTGGTAAAAAACTTAAAGACGTTGTAGCAAAAGCTTAA